The following proteins are co-located in the Camelina sativa cultivar DH55 chromosome 12, Cs, whole genome shotgun sequence genome:
- the LOC104732889 gene encoding ras-related protein RABG1-like: MNSWNEKKKLKIILLGDSGVGKTTLLNRYNNKDFKQLHQSTVYVDFITKELCIGEENFSLQIWDTAGQERFKSIPSRFYRDIDCCVLVYDVNIFETFKSIDNWHAEFIKQANPMTPSKFPFVLVGNKIDINTGKPRVVAKEIAEQWCGSKENITHFETSAKEKTNVEEAFLEMAKKARSNEHYLPIYVPIHMPVHMPIIHISTPLEGKPRRCSC; this comes from the exons ATGAATTCTtggaatgaaaagaaaaagcttaAGATCATTCTTCTCGGAGATAGCGG GGTAGGCAAAACAACACTGTTGAACCG ATACAATAACAAGGATTTCAAGCAGCTACATCAATCTACAGTATACGTAGATTTTATCACCAAGGAGCTTTGTATCGGAGAAGAAAATTTCAGTTTACAA ATTTGGGATACGGCAGGACAAGAAAGATTTAAAAGTATACCATCAAGGTTCTATCGAGACATAGATTGTTGCGTTCTTGTCTACGACGTGAATATCTTCGAAACGTTTAAATCTATCGACAACTGGCACGCCGAGTTCATCAAACAG GCAAATCCAATGACACCTAGCAAGTTTCCCTTTGTCTTGGTGGGCAACAAGATTGATATAAACACCGGAAAACCCCGAGTT GTTGCAAAAGAGATAGCAGAACAATGGTGTGGCTCAAAGGAGAATATAACACACTTTGAGACCTCGGCAAAGGAAAAAACCAATGTAGAAGAAGCATTTCTGGAGATGGCCAAAAAGGCTCGCTCAAATGAGCATTATTT GCCCATATATGTGCCCATACATATGCCCGTACATATGCCCATTATACATATAAGCACACCACTGGAGGGGAAGCCAAGACGTTGTTCTTGCTAA
- the LOC104732888 gene encoding vesicle transport v-SNARE 11-like, with amino-acid sequence MTDVFHEYEQQYCMLWENLIEKVSSAFVLYGEKKKEKLSEITSDLGSAEKLIWKMDLVARSLAANVKSILLVKLREAISKLKSLKREIKKITYENVDASTALLRPVMADTKAASADQKSRLSDLTKDLSRTTDKLDDSRRLMHDTEEYGVSILQRLQSQRRSLQCAQETLHGIDDNVIESEAILASMKGTDLSVANVAVAVVAVAVVAVAVVAVAIVAVAIVAVAIII; translated from the exons ATGACTGATGTGTTCCACGAATACGAGCAGCAATATTGCATGCTCTGGGAAAATCTTATAGAGAAGGTTTCCTCAGCGTTTGTGCTTTATGGAG aaaaaaagaaggagaagctcTCTGAAATAACATCTGATCTTGGAAGTGCAGAGAAATTG ATCTGGAAAATGGATCTTGTAGCACGTAGCCTTGCAGCAAATGTTAAATCCATCCTCCTTGTCAAGTTAAGGGAAGCCATTTCTAAACTGAAAAGTCTTAAACgtgaaatcaagaaaatcacaTATGAAAACGTGGACGCTTCTACTGCCTTGCTTAGACCTGTTATGGCTGACACAAAGGCG GCTTCAGCTGATCAAAAATCAAGATTGAGTGATTTGACCAAGGATTTGAGTAGAACAACAGACAAATTGGATGACAGTCGAAGATTAATGCATGACACAGAAGAATATGGTGTCTCAATACTCCAACGCTTGCAAAGTCAAAGACGGTCTTTACAATGCGCCCAAGAAACG CTTCATGGAATAGATGATAACGTCATAGAGAGCGAGGCGATCTTGGCATCCATGAAAGGAACAGACTTGTCTGTGGCCAATGTTGCTGTGGCCGTTGTTGCTGTGGCCGTTGTTGCTGTGGCCGTTGTTGCTGTGGCCATTGTCGCTGTCGCCATTGTCGCTGTCGCCATTATCATTTGA